A single window of Vibrio gazogenes DNA harbors:
- the sspA gene encoding stringent starvation protein SspA, with the protein MAVAANKRSVMTLFSSASDMYSHQVRIVLAEKGVSVEVELVDESNLPAELIELNPYKSVPTLVDRELALYDSKIIMEYLDERFPHPPLMPVYPVARGNSRLMVYRIERNWYSLADKVINGSVSEAESARSKLQNDLLTLAPVFAEFEYFMSEEFSLVDCYLAPLLWRLPVLGIELIGPGSKELKVYMNRVFERDSFLASLTETEREMRLSR; encoded by the coding sequence ATGGCTGTTGCTGCCAATAAACGTTCTGTGATGACTTTATTTTCAAGTGCCTCAGATATGTATAGTCATCAGGTGAGAATTGTTCTGGCTGAGAAAGGTGTGAGTGTCGAGGTTGAGTTAGTTGATGAATCAAACTTACCTGCGGAACTGATCGAGTTAAATCCGTATAAATCAGTACCGACTCTTGTCGATCGTGAACTTGCACTTTATGACTCAAAAATTATTATGGAATATCTGGATGAGCGTTTTCCTCACCCACCACTGATGCCGGTTTATCCTGTAGCACGCGGTAATAGCCGTTTGATGGTTTATCGTATTGAGCGGAACTGGTATTCACTTGCTGATAAAGTGATAAATGGTTCTGTTAGCGAAGCTGAATCGGCAAGAAGTAAGTTGCAAAATGATTTGCTGACATTAGCACCAGTATTTGCTGAGTTTGAGTATTTCATGAGTGAAGAGTTTAGCTTGGTGGATTGTTATCTTGCGCCGTTATTATGGCGTTTACCTGTGTTGGGAATCGAGCTCATTGGTCCGGGTTCAAAAGAGTTGAAAGTCTATATGAACCGTGTTTTTGAACGAGATTCATTCTTGGCTTCTTTAACTGAAACTGAGCGTGAGATGCGTTTATCTCGTTAA
- the rpsI gene encoding 30S ribosomal protein S9 has protein sequence MAENQYYGTGRRKSSAARVFIKPGSGNIVINKRSLDEYFGRPTARMVVQQPLELVEMTDKLDLYITVKGGGISGQAGAIRHGITRALMEYDESLRPALRAAGYVTRDARRVERKKVGLRKARRRPQFSKR, from the coding sequence ATGGCAGAGAATCAATACTACGGCACTGGCCGTCGCAAAAGCTCAGCTGCACGTGTTTTTATTAAACCAGGCAGCGGTAACATCGTAATCAACAAGCGTAGCCTTGATGAGTACTTTGGTCGTCCTACAGCTCGTATGGTTGTTCAACAACCTCTTGAGTTGGTAGAGATGACTGACAAACTTGATCTGTACATCACTGTAAAAGGTGGCGGTATTTCAGGTCAGGCTGGTGCTATTCGTCACGGTATCACTCGTGCGTTGATGGAATATGATGAGTCTCTACGTCCTGCTCTACGCGCAGCTGGCTACGTTACTCGTGACGCTCGTCGCGTTGAACGTAAGAAAGTTGGTCTACGTAAAGCACGTCGTCGTCCACAGTTCTCAAAACGTTAA
- the rplM gene encoding 50S ribosomal protein L13, producing the protein MKTFVAKPETVKRDWYVVDAEGKTLGRLASEIASRLRGKHKAEYTPHVDTGDYIIVVNAEKVTVTGNKSAAKTYYRHSEFPGGIKSITFDKLIDYKPEMIIELAVKGMLPRGPLGRAMYRKLKVYAGAEHNHAAQQPKVLDI; encoded by the coding sequence ATGAAAACTTTCGTTGCTAAACCAGAAACTGTAAAACGCGACTGGTATGTTGTGGACGCAGAGGGTAAAACTCTTGGTCGTCTGGCAAGTGAAATTGCATCTCGCTTACGTGGCAAGCATAAAGCTGAATATACGCCTCACGTTGATACTGGTGATTACATCATCGTTGTTAACGCAGAAAAAGTGACTGTAACAGGTAATAAATCTGCAGCTAAGACTTATTATCGTCACTCTGAGTTCCCTGGTGGCATCAAGTCTATCACTTTTGATAAGCTGATCGACTACAAACCAGAGATGATTATCGAGCTAGCGGTTAAAGGTATGCTTCCACGTGGTCCTCTAGGCCGTGCTATGTACCGTAAACTGAAAGTTTACGCTGGCGCTGAGCACAACCATGCTGCTCAACAACCAAAAGTACTAGACATCTAA